catgccatgaaaaatttattcgtgtgaagaccccaagtgggggagagttaattattcacggtgataagcgtagaagactcgtgccgatatgcacttttgcactggcacgtcgtttccttgatagtggtggcatgctttttcttgcccatgttgttgatactcgtgatgagccactacccattcgtgaaatttcagtggttagtgaattcgaagacatttttccggacgagttaccgggtgttccggcggaaagacaagttgaatttcgcattgagttggttccgggggctacccccattgctaaaactccttatcgtttagcgccgacagaaatgcaagagttgttaaatcaaacccaagagttacttgagaagggtttcattcgaccgagcgcttcgccgtggggtgctccggttttattcgtaaagaagaaggatggtagtatgcggatgtgcatcgattatcgggagttaaataaggtgacgatcaagaatcgttatccattgccacggattaacgatttgtttgaccaactccaaggtgcaacgtatttctctaaaatcgacctacggtccggctatcaccaaatgcgggtccgcgaggaagatATCGGGAAGacggctttttgaacgcgttatgggcattttgagtttgtagttatgccttttggtcttacgaatgcactggcggcattcatggatcttatgaaccgagtgtgtcaacctatgttggacaagtcggtaattgtgttcattgacgacatacttgtctattcaaagagtatgaaggaacatgaacatcatttgcggtgtgtgttaaagacgctgcgtaaggagaagttgtacgcaaagttctccaaatgtgaattttggctaagggaagttcaattccttggtcacattgtgaacaaagacggtattcaagtagatccggggaagattgagacggtgaagagttggggacgaccgactacgcctacggaaatccgaagttttctcggattggccggttattatcgtcggtttatccaagacttttctaagatcgcttcttcgttaacgaaattgacgaggaagaacgcgaggtttatttgggagaacaagcaagaaattgcttttcaattgttaaaagaaaatttgtgtcaagctccggtgttagtgttgccgaaaggtgtggaagacatgacggtgtattgtgatgcctctttaaatgggctcgggtgtgttctaatgcaaaggggtaaagtcattgcttacgcctcttgacaattaaaggagcacgaaacgagatattcgactcatgatcttgagttggcggcggttgtgcatgctttgaaaatttggcgccattacttgtatggtgtcaagagtacgatttattcggatcataagagtttgaaacatctctttaaccaaagagatttgaattatcgtcaacgtagatggatggatgtggtaaaagattatgattgtgaaatactttatcatccgggcaaggcgaatgtggtcgcggatgcgttaaattgaaagagtcatcacccggcgttacgattgggattgttacgtctgattattactaacgattttcttgaaaaactgggtgtgattcaaatagaggcttacgttcacaacaagcatgcggaacgaatagtgggacaatcggagttcattactatgggctcgcatggtttgttgtcttttcaaggaagagtgtgggtgcctaagatgggggattttcgacgggtgctacttgatgaagcacataagtcaaggtattatattcatccgggcgcgacaaaaatgtatcttgatttaaggaaggagtattggtagccgggcatgaaacgtgatgttgttaagtatgttgagcaatgcgtcacgtgtttacaagtcaaagccgaacaccaaaagccgtatggtaaatttcaaccattagaaattccgaaatggaaatgggagcacattaccatggatttcattacaaagttacctaagacggcgagaacccaatttgatacgatttgggtgatagttgatcgtttgacgaaaagtgccttgtttcttcccattcgggaagcgatatcgtcggaggccttggctaagtagtttatcaaggaagtggtcgctcgacatggggttcctatatctattatttcggatcgagatacccgttttacatctcagttttgggaaaagtttcatgaagatatgggtacatagttaaaattgagcacggcgtatcatcctcaaacggatggtcaaaccgaacgtacgaatcaaacgttagaggatatgttacgggcatgtattattgatttcggtggtagttgggatgagcacttacctttggtggaattctcgtacaataatagttatcatactagtatcgggatgccaccatatgagatgctttataggcgaagatgtcgaactccaatttgttggggtgaagtgggacaaaaggaaatcgggagtaccgatttggtcctagagacgaatagcaagattgatgtgattcgggatcatttgaaaaaggctcaagatagacaaaagttgtatgccgacaagcgtagacgaatgatcgaatttcaagaaggtgatatggtgatacttaaggtttcaccatggaaaggtattattcgatttcaaaaacggggaaagttagctcctcggtttattgggccatttaaagttttagctcgtgtgggcgaagtcgcatatcgtttgaaattacccgaggaacttgcggggatccataatacatttcatgtttcccatctccgtaagtgtcttgcggatgattcttcatgggtgtcattagacgaaatcgagctaaacaataagttagagtatgttgaggagccgattgctatactagacgaaaaagtgaaaagattgagaaataaagaggtgagaacttataaggttcaatggcgtcgaagtataggttccgagttcacttgggagcccgaagaatttgttttggtctatcttcctgtttgtcatgcggcgtggattgcgagggcgcaatccggttcaagtgggggagagttgtaagatccagtttttaacagttatgttggacgccgtccaacagggtgggacgccgtcccgttttgaagggctggacgccgtccagatggcctgacgagccagctttggtattttgttatttaaaaaggggtagtttggtaatttcagtttgtggacgactttaaggccctagatcagttttggtgagcctcattactccttttccatctactttatcatcttccattaaatcctagagagagaggaggttctagagtgagagagctccattaaaggaagaaagagATTGAATcgagtcttagtgcgagttctaaagttgttcatctagtcgctagctacgtggtgattgtgttggtaagttataaaacctaatttctttacttaaattgtgtcaagggttagggtttgggttagtgttgcacttaaaactcacttgttagtgatttgggggttttgggtaagtttgggtcatgaagatccaaaagatgactaacctagggttttgaaaagttaaagtgtgtaaatgggtcttaaaggcttaaTAAATCGCTAGCACAtttgtagttaatgttagtgggtgtcatttgggttgtgggtgacccaaatgggcgtgttgacctcgaaatgggtcttgggcgacctaggttgttaaatgtgtacgagaacacactaaacttgtgattataaagttttaagaccatatttggctagtgttagggttttgttggtgttgacccaaatattagggttaagggcgcaaatgggtcggaatttcaccttgggtcaaaatggcactagaatggggagtaagttggttgaccaacttgagttgtgattgattatgtactaaatgtaataggtacgttacattgaagttgaaagctcggttatctttcgcaaaagactctaaggtgagtggagtaattatacgtatgtgtatatggcgtgtttatttgtgggtgttatggcatgaaccatcgagccggtagagccataacatgtgtgtgacaagatgtgaaccatgagccggtagcatcgagtgtgaaccatgagccggtagcactataaactaagatgtgaaccacgagccggtagcatcgagtgtgaaccacgagccggtagcactataaaagagtatgactcaattgcgtatggtgtgaaccacgagccagtagcaccatagcatttatggttaaccatattgagattgttgattgtttagcatattgtatATATTGAGTTGTgtgtatgctaatgcggttttgtgataatgtacgacttgttagtattacgagtttgatgacatgctatttgagttacaagctcgtatgaggtatttgatgaatgtgattgcaaatagatgggttatatatatgtatgtgtaattattgcattcactaagttttagcttaccttctcgttgtttacctttttaggctccggcgtggacaagggcaaaggtatacggttggattagtggttTTCCGCTcgctttgataggggatgcttttgggtttaTAGCTTTTGAAGTTCGGCCGAGATTGGgttgtttaaccccaaacaccatgctctagtgtcgtttggaaattaaacttgtagtggtcgaaacttgtatttttaatCGAAACGCGCATTTCGGGCCgttgtgggcccgatgatgtaaaacttgttttgttgatgaaaacctcttattttattatattgtgttatgttgtgaaaggggtttcgtttgaaagtgtcgggaagcgggatttccgctcacgtgagttggacccggggacagcagcttccaggcaatctggacgccgtccagatatgctggacgtCGTCCCGGTTTTaagtgttggacgccgtccagataactggacgtcgtccagataactggacgccgtccagttgtactacatcagaattttttttttttttggtacacgttttggtgaattgaagtcgggtcgttacatgcaACTAGACCACTACACAAAAATACTAACATCAATTCAACCACAATTCATATTTACGACAAAATTTTAAACCAAATTTAAAATCAAAACACATCACATATCGAAATTGGGCAACTATAGAATCTACGTCCAGTGTTTTTCGAAGTCCGTTAAGTGCAAAGTACAATTCGTCTACCACACCAACAGTTAACCATTCCGTAAATCAAATTTAGACGAGTAAAGGCGAACTGTAATTTGAGGATTAGGGTTTACGATTGAAAACTTGAATGTGATTTAATTTATAATGCTGGAAACGAATGATTTATGTGTTATAATAGACAACAATGCAAAATGACTATTACACCCTCGAGCGCACGTGATATAAATTAACAAAGATAAGTTaacaacacacagtttaagaaaaaaacATGATGAAATTAATGCTAAACTTTAGGGACTATTGCgtaattaaacctaattattattctcTTCGTCCCAAATATCTCTAAAAAAGAtacagtttgaaaaaaaaaataccttTTACATGTACCTTTTtgttaatattttaattttactcctCCTTATAGTTAGTATCTATCTTCTTGCCTTACCTGAATAAAGTAGGAGTATAAAAGATTTTTATCGCATTCTTTTTATTCATTTATGAATTATGAGTGTACACAATTTGAGACATCtaggaattaatattaatattaatccatTATGTTGCAACTAATTTTTTTTTCTCCTTAAAAAACACTTTTAAACGATAAGATTGGTTTGCACCCGGATCTGGCACAGGCACGTGCCACTCTAATGAGCTGCACATGCTTCCCCCGTAAGCCCCATTAGGCGGAATAATATTCAAAATTATGGAAAGAGATTAGGTGATGATTTGCTAGTTTCATTGTGTTGACCCTTTAAAAGTAATGACTTTCATACTTGATCCCTAACTTTATTTTATATCACCTGTTTCTACATTTATTATTTACGTAAAACACATTAAACGATGAACTTCTTTCTTCAATGTTAAATCAACTACTCGTACATCTTAAACATGCCTTTTAAGAGTTTTTTTCTATTTCGCAAAGGTTTTTAAAAGACGGATTTAATATTTCTAAAACTAGAGGGTCTAAAAGGGACACTTGCTTAAGTTGATGTAATTAGATGTAGGATTgagaattttagagagagaaagacttaaAATCCACTCGAACGGATTTTAAACTTTTAAAAACAACAAAGGGCTAGGGCAGCTCACTGCTACTTTGTAATCGTAGCTTTCAAGTTCTAACATCtacattagtacttatataataataagACGACGTCGCATTGAAGAATCGAATCTTTCACTTTTTCAAAACTGCAATAATCTGTTGAAGGATCCGTGTAGAACAATCTCGAACTCCATGGAGAGAAACACGCCGGTGAGGAAACCTCACACTTCAACGGCAGATCTGTTGACCTGGTCGGAGAATCCCGATGTTGATTCGCCGGAGACTGGCTCCGTCGCTTCAGCTGCTCGTTCCACCATCCGTTCTCATCAGGTATGCTCAAATTACAGTAATTATGTCTGTATTTCATGAATAtcaggtatattttttttttttaattcgggTTTAATTTTGAAAATGATTTCCGTTGAATGAATGATAGCCGTCCGATGGGATCAGTAAAGTTGTGTTTGGAGGTCAGGTTACAGATGAAGAAGTTGAAAGCCTGAACAAAAGGTTTGAGATCTATCTATTGAATTTCATATCaattttgttttaaaatgaattaaTCAAATTTATTAGTTGATTAATGTATGTACATATATTTGTTACTATAAGTTAAAATTGTCAATTATCAATGATTTatatatgtttgtaaaaatgttAGGTTATTTGGAAATATATATTACATTGCATTCATTGATTGATACGTGGACATATTAAAATTACCAGCTAATAAGATCAGTTACCAAAGAGTTGATTGTGGATCTAATATGATTTTACAGTTATAATTCCGTAATCAATATCTATATATTCTGGAGTTTTGATTACAGCTGGAGTTTGTATCATGTTTTAGAGGATCTGATATAATGAATGATTCGAAATTGGAATTGGAATGAAATACCTAAATGTCACACTTAGTGCCAGATTATAAATATTGAAAGTGTTAGCTCAAAATTTTGGTTTTAGACTAGTAGGTAAAGATTTTTGATGATTACAGTGTTAACAATATATGTCTATGATGAAATTTTTTGAGGTTTTGTCATGAAGATGATATCTGTTTTTTCTTAAATACATGAAAAAGGGTGATGATACGTGCACAaccaacatgctttaaagtattgtacagtacaacactgcaAAGCAtgttggttgtgtacataacaaaattgAGTTGTGTACGTATCACTCCCCCATGAAAAAGGGTCCAAGTCATGTACAAAGTTTGAAGTAGAAGATAATCCGTAGTTGATAGTTGATTGCAATCTACCTACATGATACGCTTGTAATATTTTATTGTCAAAAAGTTGTGGCCAATTTGGGAACTTATCCAAGATCCTTGTATTTAATTATCTTAAATTATATAGTTACTATGTTTCATTAAATGATAGATTACCGGGTATGACATGCAATCCTTTTTGACGACATACATATTTTAATGCAAAGTTTGAATTCTCGTTTGTCATTCCAGGAAACCTGTTTCAGGTTATAAGTTAAAGGAGATCACTGGCAGTGGCATATTTGCAGCAGGTGCAGAGAATAATGTAGAAGAAACAGATGCTGCAAACACCAATCCAGCTAATAAGACTGGATTACGAATGTATCAGGTTACCATCTTATAGTCTTAATTTTCAATATACTCAGTCTAATTCCAAAATAGATGCATTTCAACTTTTATGTATTATCTTTTTAAATAACAGAGGGTGGTTTTTACATTGTTCTGatgcatgttttttttttttcatcagCAAACGGTTGCTGGGATAAGTCATATTTCATTTGGTGAAGAAGAATCAGTATCTCCTAAAAAGGCACTTTCTGAAGCTAAGCAGCGGGAGCTAAGTGGTACATTAGATTACGAGTCAGATTCAAAATTAAAAAAGCAGTTTTCAAATGCCAAGAATAAGGAGCTCAGTGGAAATGACATATTCGCACCACCGCCTGAAATTAAACCTCGCCCATTGGGTGCCCGTGCGTTGGCATTGAGAGAAAGCATAAACATCGGTGAATCTCCGAATAATGTACACGCTTCTTTCACATACCTTAAATGCTCAATAATTCACAACCTTATAGCACATACTATATTAGCTAATTACCATTACTCATTTAGTTAATTTGAAGTTTGACTTTAAATATATGGAAACGTGAATGAAAGATGGGGAGGTTGGGTAACAGGAGGGTTGAAACATGCCAATTTTGGTACAGGCTAAAGCGGGTCTAGTTGATGACTTGACTTGCAAAACACTTTTTGTCCAGTTATTACATTTTTATGAATAAATAATTTGTTATTTATGGTTTTCAAACACAGTAGTATTTCTACACTCATCTATAATATATTTGAATTAAACGATTTGGTAGCTTGTATACATTAATAAATATGGACATTGGACGGGTTATTAACTATGTTTAACCTGCTTGCTCTATTTGAATTGTTCTTCTTGTAGCTATATTTTATTTCATCTATATTGGGATATATGACACGATCCAAAATATCCATTTAGGAAAATGTGTTGAAATTGCCATCTTTAATATGAAGTCAAATCTGATATGGACCCCTGAACT
This genomic window from Rutidosis leptorrhynchoides isolate AG116_Rl617_1_P2 chromosome 2, CSIRO_AGI_Rlap_v1, whole genome shotgun sequence contains:
- the LOC139892773 gene encoding uncharacterized protein produces the protein MERNTPVRKPHTSTADLLTWSENPDVDSPETGSVASAARSTIRSHQPSDGISKVVFGGQVTDEEVESLNKRKPVSGYKLKEITGSGIFAAGAENNVEETDAANTNPANKTGLRMYQQTVAGISHISFGEEESVSPKKALSEAKQRELSGTLDYESDSKLKKQFSNAKNKELSGNDIFAPPPEIKPRPLGARALALRESINIGESPNNGNGEETVIKTAKKIPSQKFTELSGNNIFEGDEPPAASTEKPLSSAKLREMSGSNIFADGKAESRDYLGGVRKPPGGESSIALV